One Candidatus Obscuribacterales bacterium genomic window, GCAGCATTGTTGGCTTAAATAAGGTAAACAAAGGCAGCATCATCTTTGATGCAGATGACATTACCAAAGTCCCTACCTACAAACGCACCCGTTATGGAATCGCCTACATTCCTCAAGGTCGGGAGATTATTCCCTATCTATCGGTTCTTGATAACCTCAAGCTAGGTTTAACCGCGAACCGCAATAGCAAATCGCGTAATATCTTGGAGGAAATCTTTGAGTTCTTCCCAATGCTTAAGCAACATCTAAAGCGTCAGGGTGGGCTCTTGAGCGGCGGACAGCAACAGCAGCTGGCGATCGCCCGTGGGCTGATGTCTGATCCTC contains:
- a CDS encoding ATP-binding cassette domain-containing protein; its protein translation is MKESTLLLDLTDVTAGYGQTPVLFDVSMTVHRGEIVCLLGRNGVGKTTLLRSIVGLNKVNKGSIIFDADDITKVPTYKRTRYGIAYIPQGREIIPYLSVLDNLKLGLTANRNSKSRNILEEIFEFFPMLKQHLKRQGGLLSGGQQQQLAIARGLMSDP